The Rathayibacter sp. VKM Ac-2759 genome includes a region encoding these proteins:
- a CDS encoding DUF3488 and transglutaminase-like domain-containing protein, giving the protein MSRRAVRGTRAGSVPLSVLFWLGVVSAASGIGRLLTGLEWLGQLAFAAGIVLAVPAVVRVLGAPSVLPPVLAGVTAASVVTAMFVPDRALLFVIPTPNALADGRALAARGFSSIAQQGLPAVADDGIVFLLVAGVVVLAWAVDFFAFFVRLPAAAGIFLAALLAVPAVIDPADVSWQSLVLTSLIYAAILAVSARPKDPAAQRPTLASAAPSVAVVGVVVLAAGALSGAATGYARISSSSSTSGALFNGSINPIVALGADLRRPDPVTVLRYTTESDSPVYLRVLTISEFEGENWAPSETEETAPISAPIAPEGLTESVPRVMEEVEVSVETLRSRWLPVPYPVSSLDGVGGGWLQDVQDGSIRGDGMTRAGDEYEVTTLRLAPDPQQLVNAPVPTGFDRYLALPDDVPEIVGTTASEVTADDANAYDRARSLQAYFRSSEFTYSEDTPAEEGYDGDGVGVLEAFLTVREGYCVTFASAMAVMARQLGIPARLAIGYQPGSAEPSADSEVTTYRVMSSDLHSWPELYFEGVGWLPFEPTPGRGAPASYTLPSATSSSGSVAPQAVPTTAAGEEPEASATPTTNTPTPTAIAGGAVATGMSSAPVVTAWILLAFLFLVPWLLRANQRAGRRRAATRGSTESAWAELLASARDLGIPVERSGTLRAQERALMEALGRDERALEALQGLRWRLEQVRYAPVASGDKTTWAASSRVVAALQASAGIPRRLLATVLPRSVAEALTRIRSSQPEG; this is encoded by the coding sequence CGTGTCCGCAGCGTCAGGCATCGGACGGTTGTTGACGGGGTTGGAGTGGCTCGGTCAGCTCGCTTTCGCGGCGGGGATCGTTCTCGCTGTCCCTGCCGTGGTTCGCGTGTTGGGGGCACCTTCCGTTCTTCCGCCTGTTCTCGCCGGTGTGACGGCGGCCAGCGTTGTGACTGCGATGTTCGTGCCCGATCGAGCGCTGCTCTTCGTCATCCCGACCCCGAATGCGCTGGCCGATGGGCGAGCGCTGGCAGCTCGTGGCTTTTCCTCGATCGCTCAGCAGGGGCTTCCAGCCGTCGCTGACGACGGAATTGTGTTCCTGCTCGTCGCAGGCGTCGTGGTGCTCGCCTGGGCGGTCGATTTCTTCGCCTTCTTCGTACGGTTGCCCGCGGCCGCAGGGATTTTCCTTGCGGCGCTGCTTGCGGTACCTGCGGTGATCGACCCCGCTGACGTGTCCTGGCAGAGTCTCGTCCTCACCAGCTTGATCTACGCGGCGATCCTCGCGGTCAGTGCCCGACCGAAGGACCCTGCTGCGCAGCGCCCCACGCTCGCGTCGGCGGCTCCGTCGGTCGCCGTGGTCGGAGTCGTGGTGCTTGCGGCGGGGGCGCTCTCAGGCGCTGCAACCGGGTATGCACGGATCTCGTCGTCTTCGAGCACGTCGGGTGCTTTGTTCAACGGCTCTATCAACCCGATCGTCGCGCTCGGCGCCGATCTGCGTCGGCCTGACCCCGTGACGGTTCTGCGCTACACGACGGAATCCGATTCGCCCGTCTATCTGCGGGTGCTCACTATTTCGGAGTTCGAGGGCGAGAACTGGGCGCCGAGCGAGACGGAAGAGACGGCGCCGATTTCTGCACCTATCGCGCCGGAGGGGCTCACCGAGAGCGTCCCTCGCGTGATGGAGGAGGTCGAGGTCTCGGTCGAGACGCTCCGGAGTCGATGGCTTCCAGTGCCCTATCCGGTCTCGTCCCTTGATGGCGTCGGCGGTGGCTGGTTACAGGATGTGCAGGACGGGTCGATCAGAGGCGACGGGATGACACGAGCCGGTGATGAGTATGAGGTGACGACATTACGCCTCGCGCCAGACCCGCAGCAGCTCGTGAACGCGCCAGTTCCGACCGGGTTCGACCGGTACTTGGCGCTCCCAGACGACGTCCCCGAGATTGTCGGAACCACCGCGTCCGAGGTGACTGCGGACGACGCGAACGCTTATGACCGGGCGCGCTCGCTTCAGGCCTACTTCCGCTCCTCCGAGTTCACCTACTCCGAGGACACGCCCGCCGAGGAAGGGTACGACGGAGACGGGGTCGGTGTTCTCGAGGCCTTCCTCACCGTGCGCGAGGGGTATTGCGTGACGTTCGCCTCCGCCATGGCTGTTATGGCGCGCCAGCTCGGTATTCCTGCTCGACTCGCCATCGGGTATCAGCCCGGATCGGCTGAGCCATCAGCAGATAGCGAGGTCACCACTTACCGCGTGATGTCGTCCGACCTGCATTCCTGGCCGGAGCTGTATTTTGAGGGCGTCGGATGGCTGCCCTTCGAACCCACTCCAGGTCGTGGAGCTCCAGCGTCCTACACGCTCCCGAGCGCCACCTCATCGAGCGGATCCGTTGCACCCCAAGCGGTCCCGACGACAGCGGCCGGAGAGGAACCTGAGGCGAGCGCGACGCCCACCACAAACACGCCGACCCCCACCGCGATAGCCGGTGGTGCTGTGGCCACCGGAATGTCCTCCGCACCGGTCGTCACCGCATGGATTCTTCTCGCGTTCCTCTTCCTGGTCCCCTGGCTGCTCCGCGCCAACCAGCGCGCCGGACGACGGCGGGCTGCAACGAGGGGCTCGACGGAGTCCGCCTGGGCTGAGCTTCTCGCAAGCGCTCGCGACCTCGGCATACCGGTCGAGCGCTCCGGAACCCTGCGTGCGCAAGAGCGCGCCCTCATGGAGGCCCTCGGCAGGGATGAGCGGGCGCTCGAAGCCCTTCAAGGGCTGCGCTGGAGGCTCGAGCAGGTGCGGTACGCACCGGTCGCGAGTGGCGACAAGACCACCTGGGCAGCGTCGTCGCGGGTGGTCGCCGCACTGCAGGCCTCTGCCGGTATTCCACGTCGCCTGCTCGCAACCGTCCTGCCCCGTTCCGTGGCGGAAGCCCTCACACGGATCAGGTCCTCACAACCCGAGGGATAG